The following proteins come from a genomic window of Gadus morhua chromosome 11, gadMor3.0, whole genome shotgun sequence:
- the LOC115553688 gene encoding zinc finger BED domain-containing protein 4-like: MEVSAEDPAYVVRFKTAFKEDLASRQENTNNPWLKLATALDPRFKDLKTLPKSEREEVWTTLGGMLHEQSPRRSPQTSEDGPPKKKMSLLLQMCSDSDSDEEVQPGRDIHRYRAESCISMEDCPLQWWSTHSGAHDKLALLARKYLATPASTVPCERLFSVAGHIVQKKRSALLSENVNQLVCLSNWLKEE; the protein is encoded by the coding sequence ATGGAGGTCTCTGCTGAGGACCCTGCATATGTGGTGCGATTTAAGACGGCATTCAAAGAAGACCTAGCCTCCCGCCAAGAAAATACCAACAACCCATGGCTCAAGCTTGCAACGGCCCTGGATCCACGCTTTAAAGACTTGAAGACCCTGCCcaagagtgaaagagaagagGTGTGGACCACACTGGGAGGCATGCTGCATGAACAATCACCAAGAAGGTCACCACAGACTTCTGAAGATGGGCCACCCAAGAAGAAAATGAGCCTGCTCCTACAAATGTGCTCAGATTCAGATTCTGATGAGGAGGTGCAGCCTGGCAGAGACATACACAGGTACAGGGCAGAGTCCTGCATTAGTATGGAGGACTGCCCCTTGCAGTGGTGGTCTACTCATTCAGGAGCCCATGACAAGCTGGCCCTGCTGGCTCGCAAATATCTAGCGACTCCTGCATCCACAGTTCCATGTGAAAGACTCTTCTCAGTGGCAGGCCACATCGTGCAAAAGAAACGGTCAGCCTTACTTTCAGAAAATGTCAACCAGTTAGTTTGCCTCAGCAACTGGCTAAAAGAAGAATAG
- the LOC115553689 gene encoding uncharacterized protein LOC115553689 isoform X1, with amino-acid sequence MPPRLSPTSDAIRHVLSKTDKTSKLEVKYINAEKGRGVFATSKFPRGEFVVEYRGDMINDVEAQRRRKVFHPSCTAFFFAFKWRGKFWCIDASREDESLGRLLNDQHKGPNCRMKKIDVDGMPHLCLFAIKDINEGDEITYDYGGDDCPWRSQASTHAKHDPRVDGSHADVPPGPQMDDDSTSNQQASTQAQHDPRVDGSHADVPPGPQVDDYTHDVMSIEQASTQAQHDPRVDGSHADVPPGPQVDDYTHDVMSIEQSSTQAQHDPRVDGSHADVPPGPQVDDYTHDVMSIEQSETKFQNEDEIAVPRLRRTKSIIMINTDFEDLSELYDSTSESGDEYVPDSTSESDESDVSISTTERKQRWPVGELFSDSEVVTPVCDSTTVGDSTTVGYSTTPDLENLRTNISTCDVSTDEEPCSSQDATDTILVQASQKRHGKRVYNKRQYCLYCKKANAKMARHLERAHHDKVDVAQAISLPKGSLERRKLLDYIRNRGNYAHNAAVLESGRGELVPFKRPNKDAQGKDFMHCAYCQALFTRKVLWRHMRICKLKPSSIPVKPGKNRVQSMCTFMQPVPSHIGKQMWGVISAMVADPITDAVKKDNVIIHVGQHLLNKGGMSAKNQQCVRDKMREMGRLVHNARKVTPLKTVEDFINPKNYLQVIKAVKVTCGYDSDSHKFTIPSLAKKIGHTLVKVSKLLKAQGLIMNNHELVKNATEFQEVHNERWNEMISATALRNLNEAKWNVPTLMPFTEDVQRLHQFLSQKQEEYCKELSESPSTKTWIDLAKVCLAQIILFNRRREGEVASMPLSAFLSRDESDHHQDLDWALSEVEKRLCKHFTRIVIRGKRGRPVPILVTQKMLSALELLVSEREACEVLKENCYMFARPAAKTHLRGSDCLRAFAVACGAKCPKALTSTRLRKHAATLSTVLNMTDTEMDQLANFLGHDIRVHREFYRLPEKTLQLAKVSKLLMALEQGRLAEFHGQNLDEITIGPDDMVICPVETDETAKTRGRHDSSQEETLPLTEEEGPPLTEEEGPPPTRKRDTPSAAEDDRVGAATPVEESSAEVRNAVPSVSKRSKPLSGDDDRLTAVMSVKGKAPRKRKPWQDEEVKAVEKHMKRFITSCIVPSKRDCEKCLRAEPAALNNRDWQMLKYYVYNRITAYKKKVQHS; translated from the exons ATGCCACCAAGGCTCAGTCCGACAAGTGATGCCATCCGTCATGTTCTCTCAAAGACGGACAAAACTTCAAAACTGGAAGTTAAATACATAAATGCAGAGAAAG gaCGAGGAGTATTTGCCACAAGCAAATTTCCCAGAGGAGAATTTGTAGTGGAGTACCGGGGTGATATGATCAATGATGTTGAAGCCCAAAGAAGACGAAAGGTTTTCCACCCATCGTGTactgcctttttttttgctttcaagTGGCGAGGGAAATTTTGGTG CATTGATGCCTCAAGAGAGGATGAATCATTGGGGCGACTTCTTAATGATCAGCACAAAGGCCCTAACTGCCGAATGAAAAAGATTGATGTGGATGGGATGCCGCACTTGTGCCTATTTGCTATCAAAGACATAAATGAGGGGGATGAAATCACCTACGACTACGGAGGGGATGACTGCCCATGGAGAAGTCAA GCAAGCACACATGCTAAACATGACCCTCGTGTGGATGGCTCCCATGCTGATGTCCCTCCAGGGCCACAGATGGATGATGACTCCACATCCAATCAACAG GCAAGCACACAAGCTCAACATGACCCTCGTGTGGATGGCTCCCATGCTGATGTCCCTCCAGGGCCACAGGTGGATGATTACACCCATGACGTCATGTCCATAGAACAG GCAAGCACACAAGCTCAACATGACCCTCGTGTGGATGGCTCCCATGCTGATGTCCCTCCAGGGCCACAGGTGGATGATTACACCCATGACGTCATGTCCATAGAACAG TCAAGCACACAAGCTCAACATGACCCTCGTGTGGATGGCTCCCATGCTGATGTCCCTCCAGGGCCACAGGTGGATGATTACACCCATGACGTCATGTCCATAGAACAG AGTGAGACAAAATTCCAAAATGAAGACGAGATTGCTGTCCCAAGACTTAGACGGACAAAAAGTATCATT ATGATAAACACAGATTTTGAAGACTTGAGTGAGTTATACGACTCTACATCAGAGAGTGGCGATGAGTATGTGCCAGATTCCACGTCTGAAAGTGACGAAAGTGATGTCAGCATTTCAACAACTGAAAGGAAACAAAGGTGGCCAGTGGGTGAATTATTTTCTGACTCTGAAGTGGTGACTCCAGTATGTGACTCCACAACAGTAGGTGACTCCACAACAGTAGGTTACTCAACGACACCAGACCTTGAAAACTTGAGAACAAACATCAGTACATGTGATGTCAGTACAGACGAAGAACCCTGCTCAAGTCAAGATGCAACTGACACCATACTTGTGCAAGCTTCACAAAAGAGGCATGGAAAAAGAGTTTACAACAAACGACAGTATTGCTTATATTGCAAAAAAGCAAATGCAAAAATGGCCAGACATCTAGAACGTGCACACCACGATAAAGTTGATGTGGCTCAAGCTATAAGTTTACCAAAGGGTTCCTTGGAGAGAAGAAAACTGCTTGACTATATTCGCAACAGAGGCAACTATGCCCACAACGCTGCTGTGCTggagtcagggagaggagagTTGGTTCCATTTAAACGCCCGAATAAAGATGCACAGGGGAAGGATTTCATGCATTGTGCATACTGCCAAGCTCTTTTCACACGAAAAGTCCTGTGGCGACATATGCGAATTTGCAAACTTAAGCCTTCATCGATACCTGTCAAACCAGGAAAAAATCGTGTTCAGTCTATGTGTACATTCATGCAGCCTGTGCCATCACACATCGGGAAACAGATGTGGGGAGTTATCAGTGCCATGGTTGCTGATCCGATCACTGATGCTGTGAAAAAAGACAATGTCATCATCCATGTTGGGCAGCACCTGTTGAACAAGGGTGGGATGTCAGCCAAGAATCaacagtgtgtgcgtgacaAAATGCGAGAAATGGGAAGACTGGTTCATAATGCCAGAAAAGTTACCCCCTTAAAAACAGTGGAGGATTTCATAAATCCAAAGAATTACTTGCAGGTGATCAAAGCTGTCAAGGTGACTTGTGGCTATGACAGTGATTCTCACAAATTCACAATACCATCACTTGCCAAGAAAATTGGCCATACATTGGTCAAAGTCAGCAAACTCCTAAAAGCTCAGGGCTTGATCATGAACAACCATGAACTTGTGAAAAATGCCACTGAGTTTCAGGAAGTCCACAACGAAAGGTGGAATGAAATGATTTCTGCGACAGCACTACGTAACCTCAATGAAGCAAAGTGGAATGTTCCCACTCTGATGCCGTTCACAGAAGATGTGCAGAGACTGCACCAGTTTCTCAGTCAAAAGCAAGAGGAGTACTGCAAAGAACTCTCTGAAAGTCCTTCCACAAAGACCTGGATAGACTTGGCAAAGGTGTGCTTAGCACAGATCATCCTCTTTAACCGTCGCAGGGAAGGAGAAGTGGCAAGCATGCCCTTGTCTGCATTTTTGTCAAGAGACGAGTCTGATCATCACCAGGATTTGGACTGGGCACTGTCAGAAGTAGAGAAAAGACTCTGCAAACATTTCACAAGGATTGTGATCAGGGGAAAAAGAGGTAGACCGGTTCCTATTCTTGTGACTCAGAAAATGCTCAGTGCACTGGAACTCCTGgtttcagagagagaggcttgtgAGGTACTCAAAGAGAATTGCTACATGTTTGCAAGGCCAGCTGCTAAAACGCATCTCCGTGGTTCGGACTGCCTCCGTGCTTTTGCAGTAGCATGTGGTGCAAAGTGTCCCAAGGCACTGACCTCCACCAGGCTGCGGAAACATGCTGCAACACTCTCAACGGTTCTCAACATGACGGATACAGAGATGGACCAGTTGGCTAACTTTCTTGGGCATGACATTAGAGTCCATCGTGAGTTTTATCGACTACCTGAGAAAACACTGCAGCTTGCCAAGGTTAGCAAGCTTCTCATGGCCCTTGAGCAAGGAAGATTGGCTGAGTTCCATGGCCAAAACCTGGATGAAATCACAATAGGGCCAGAtg ACATGGTCATTTGTCCTGTTGAGACTGATGAGACAGCTAAAACCAGGGGACGACACGATTCATCTCAAG AAGAGACTCTTCCACTGACAGAAGAAGAAGGCCCCCCACTGACAGAGGAAGAAGGCCCCCCACCAACACGCAAGAGAGATACACCATCAGCAGCAGAAGATGACCGTGTCGGAGCCGCAACACCTGTtgaag AATCATCAGCAGAGGTGAGGAATGCAGTCCCATCAGTGAGCAAGAGGAGCAAGCCACTTTCTGGAGATGATGACCGGCTCACAGCTGTGATGTCTGTCAAAG GTAAAGCTCccaggaaaagaaaaccatGGCAGGACGAAGAGGTAAAAGCCGTTGAAAAGCATATGAAGCGGTTCATCACTTCATGCATCGTCCCTTCAAAGAGAGACTGTGAAAAGTGTCTAAGAGCTGAGCCAGCAGCTCTCAATAATCGGGATTGGCAAATGTtaaaatattatgtatacaaCCGCATCACAGCGTACAAAAAGAAAGTCCAGCATTCCTAA
- the LOC115553689 gene encoding uncharacterized protein LOC115553689 isoform X2 encodes MKKIDVDGMPHLCLFAIKDINEGDEITYDYGGDDCPWRSQASTHAKHDPRVDGSHADVPPGPQMDDDSTSNQQASTQAQHDPRVDGSHADVPPGPQVDDYTHDVMSIEQASTQAQHDPRVDGSHADVPPGPQVDDYTHDVMSIEQSSTQAQHDPRVDGSHADVPPGPQVDDYTHDVMSIEQSETKFQNEDEIAVPRLRRTKSIIMINTDFEDLSELYDSTSESGDEYVPDSTSESDESDVSISTTERKQRWPVGELFSDSEVVTPVCDSTTVGDSTTVGYSTTPDLENLRTNISTCDVSTDEEPCSSQDATDTILVQASQKRHGKRVYNKRQYCLYCKKANAKMARHLERAHHDKVDVAQAISLPKGSLERRKLLDYIRNRGNYAHNAAVLESGRGELVPFKRPNKDAQGKDFMHCAYCQALFTRKVLWRHMRICKLKPSSIPVKPGKNRVQSMCTFMQPVPSHIGKQMWGVISAMVADPITDAVKKDNVIIHVGQHLLNKGGMSAKNQQCVRDKMREMGRLVHNARKVTPLKTVEDFINPKNYLQVIKAVKVTCGYDSDSHKFTIPSLAKKIGHTLVKVSKLLKAQGLIMNNHELVKNATEFQEVHNERWNEMISATALRNLNEAKWNVPTLMPFTEDVQRLHQFLSQKQEEYCKELSESPSTKTWIDLAKVCLAQIILFNRRREGEVASMPLSAFLSRDESDHHQDLDWALSEVEKRLCKHFTRIVIRGKRGRPVPILVTQKMLSALELLVSEREACEVLKENCYMFARPAAKTHLRGSDCLRAFAVACGAKCPKALTSTRLRKHAATLSTVLNMTDTEMDQLANFLGHDIRVHREFYRLPEKTLQLAKVSKLLMALEQGRLAEFHGQNLDEITIGPDDMVICPVETDETAKTRGRHDSSQEETLPLTEEEGPPLTEEEGPPPTRKRDTPSAAEDDRVGAATPVEESSAEVRNAVPSVSKRSKPLSGDDDRLTAVMSVKGKAPRKRKPWQDEEVKAVEKHMKRFITSCIVPSKRDCEKCLRAEPAALNNRDWQMLKYYVYNRITAYKKKVQHS; translated from the exons ATGAAAAAGATTGATGTGGATGGGATGCCGCACTTGTGCCTATTTGCTATCAAAGACATAAATGAGGGGGATGAAATCACCTACGACTACGGAGGGGATGACTGCCCATGGAGAAGTCAA GCAAGCACACATGCTAAACATGACCCTCGTGTGGATGGCTCCCATGCTGATGTCCCTCCAGGGCCACAGATGGATGATGACTCCACATCCAATCAACAG GCAAGCACACAAGCTCAACATGACCCTCGTGTGGATGGCTCCCATGCTGATGTCCCTCCAGGGCCACAGGTGGATGATTACACCCATGACGTCATGTCCATAGAACAG GCAAGCACACAAGCTCAACATGACCCTCGTGTGGATGGCTCCCATGCTGATGTCCCTCCAGGGCCACAGGTGGATGATTACACCCATGACGTCATGTCCATAGAACAG TCAAGCACACAAGCTCAACATGACCCTCGTGTGGATGGCTCCCATGCTGATGTCCCTCCAGGGCCACAGGTGGATGATTACACCCATGACGTCATGTCCATAGAACAG AGTGAGACAAAATTCCAAAATGAAGACGAGATTGCTGTCCCAAGACTTAGACGGACAAAAAGTATCATT ATGATAAACACAGATTTTGAAGACTTGAGTGAGTTATACGACTCTACATCAGAGAGTGGCGATGAGTATGTGCCAGATTCCACGTCTGAAAGTGACGAAAGTGATGTCAGCATTTCAACAACTGAAAGGAAACAAAGGTGGCCAGTGGGTGAATTATTTTCTGACTCTGAAGTGGTGACTCCAGTATGTGACTCCACAACAGTAGGTGACTCCACAACAGTAGGTTACTCAACGACACCAGACCTTGAAAACTTGAGAACAAACATCAGTACATGTGATGTCAGTACAGACGAAGAACCCTGCTCAAGTCAAGATGCAACTGACACCATACTTGTGCAAGCTTCACAAAAGAGGCATGGAAAAAGAGTTTACAACAAACGACAGTATTGCTTATATTGCAAAAAAGCAAATGCAAAAATGGCCAGACATCTAGAACGTGCACACCACGATAAAGTTGATGTGGCTCAAGCTATAAGTTTACCAAAGGGTTCCTTGGAGAGAAGAAAACTGCTTGACTATATTCGCAACAGAGGCAACTATGCCCACAACGCTGCTGTGCTggagtcagggagaggagagTTGGTTCCATTTAAACGCCCGAATAAAGATGCACAGGGGAAGGATTTCATGCATTGTGCATACTGCCAAGCTCTTTTCACACGAAAAGTCCTGTGGCGACATATGCGAATTTGCAAACTTAAGCCTTCATCGATACCTGTCAAACCAGGAAAAAATCGTGTTCAGTCTATGTGTACATTCATGCAGCCTGTGCCATCACACATCGGGAAACAGATGTGGGGAGTTATCAGTGCCATGGTTGCTGATCCGATCACTGATGCTGTGAAAAAAGACAATGTCATCATCCATGTTGGGCAGCACCTGTTGAACAAGGGTGGGATGTCAGCCAAGAATCaacagtgtgtgcgtgacaAAATGCGAGAAATGGGAAGACTGGTTCATAATGCCAGAAAAGTTACCCCCTTAAAAACAGTGGAGGATTTCATAAATCCAAAGAATTACTTGCAGGTGATCAAAGCTGTCAAGGTGACTTGTGGCTATGACAGTGATTCTCACAAATTCACAATACCATCACTTGCCAAGAAAATTGGCCATACATTGGTCAAAGTCAGCAAACTCCTAAAAGCTCAGGGCTTGATCATGAACAACCATGAACTTGTGAAAAATGCCACTGAGTTTCAGGAAGTCCACAACGAAAGGTGGAATGAAATGATTTCTGCGACAGCACTACGTAACCTCAATGAAGCAAAGTGGAATGTTCCCACTCTGATGCCGTTCACAGAAGATGTGCAGAGACTGCACCAGTTTCTCAGTCAAAAGCAAGAGGAGTACTGCAAAGAACTCTCTGAAAGTCCTTCCACAAAGACCTGGATAGACTTGGCAAAGGTGTGCTTAGCACAGATCATCCTCTTTAACCGTCGCAGGGAAGGAGAAGTGGCAAGCATGCCCTTGTCTGCATTTTTGTCAAGAGACGAGTCTGATCATCACCAGGATTTGGACTGGGCACTGTCAGAAGTAGAGAAAAGACTCTGCAAACATTTCACAAGGATTGTGATCAGGGGAAAAAGAGGTAGACCGGTTCCTATTCTTGTGACTCAGAAAATGCTCAGTGCACTGGAACTCCTGgtttcagagagagaggcttgtgAGGTACTCAAAGAGAATTGCTACATGTTTGCAAGGCCAGCTGCTAAAACGCATCTCCGTGGTTCGGACTGCCTCCGTGCTTTTGCAGTAGCATGTGGTGCAAAGTGTCCCAAGGCACTGACCTCCACCAGGCTGCGGAAACATGCTGCAACACTCTCAACGGTTCTCAACATGACGGATACAGAGATGGACCAGTTGGCTAACTTTCTTGGGCATGACATTAGAGTCCATCGTGAGTTTTATCGACTACCTGAGAAAACACTGCAGCTTGCCAAGGTTAGCAAGCTTCTCATGGCCCTTGAGCAAGGAAGATTGGCTGAGTTCCATGGCCAAAACCTGGATGAAATCACAATAGGGCCAGAtg ACATGGTCATTTGTCCTGTTGAGACTGATGAGACAGCTAAAACCAGGGGACGACACGATTCATCTCAAG AAGAGACTCTTCCACTGACAGAAGAAGAAGGCCCCCCACTGACAGAGGAAGAAGGCCCCCCACCAACACGCAAGAGAGATACACCATCAGCAGCAGAAGATGACCGTGTCGGAGCCGCAACACCTGTtgaag AATCATCAGCAGAGGTGAGGAATGCAGTCCCATCAGTGAGCAAGAGGAGCAAGCCACTTTCTGGAGATGATGACCGGCTCACAGCTGTGATGTCTGTCAAAG GTAAAGCTCccaggaaaagaaaaccatGGCAGGACGAAGAGGTAAAAGCCGTTGAAAAGCATATGAAGCGGTTCATCACTTCATGCATCGTCCCTTCAAAGAGAGACTGTGAAAAGTGTCTAAGAGCTGAGCCAGCAGCTCTCAATAATCGGGATTGGCAAATGTtaaaatattatgtatacaaCCGCATCACAGCGTACAAAAAGAAAGTCCAGCATTCCTAA